The DNA window CCCTCACTCTTATCCGCTCAACACCCATTACACCACAAACGACGCCATCTTTGCCCAGGAAGATGACGAATTTGAGGATGACGAAGAAAGCCCACAATTTCAAAATGCTCAAAGCGGGTATTATTATCAATCTTTCTATGAGGATGAGCCCAAgcgaagcaaaaagaaaagaaagttggAATCTTTGGTCCCAAATTACGAGCTTGCCCCTCGCGCTGGGCTGAATGCACCAAAAGGTTCCAGTCTTGGTGGTGGGAGCTCGAGGGATTCCTGGAATGAAGAGGAGAGCTTTGTGCTGTTGGAGGTTTGGGGGGAGAGGTATTTGGAGCTGGGGAGGAGGAGTTTGAGGGCTGAGGATTGGGCTGAGCTGGCCGAGAAAGTCTCCGAGATGAGTGGAAGGGAGAGGAATGAGATGGAGTGCAGGAATCAATTGGATGTATTAAAGCAGAAATACAAGAAAGAGCGGGCGAAAATGGAGAAAGTTGGAGGTGGATTCTTGAGCAAGTGGGTGTTTTTTAAGAAAATGGATGTGTTATTGAATCTGAGGATGAGAGGGCATGTTGGGTTGGGTTGTGGGGTTGATTCTGGGGAGTACGTGTTTATGAATCCGCGGGTGTATTTGGATAAGTCTAATGTGTTGGATGAGATGAGGGATAGTCCTGGAGTGTCTGATGAGGAGAATGAGGAGGAAGAGGAGGGTTTGGGACTAGGGAAGGACGAGGAGGATGGAGAATCGGCTAGACTGTTGGCTGACTCGATTCAGAGGTTTGGAGAGATTTATGAGAAGATTGAGAGTAGTAAGAGGAGACAAATGATGGAGCTGGAGAAGATGAGGAGAGATTTTCAGAGGGACTTGGAGTTGCAAAAGAAGCAGATAGTTGAGAG is part of the Coffea eugenioides isolate CCC68of chromosome 6, Ceug_1.0, whole genome shotgun sequence genome and encodes:
- the LOC113776500 gene encoding trihelix transcription factor ASIL1 → MDDSDEEGPYLTKPTFRSKPAIRNPHSYPLNTHYTTNDAIFAQEDDEFEDDEESPQFQNAQSGYYYQSFYEDEPKRSKKKRKLESLVPNYELAPRAGLNAPKGSSLGGGSSRDSWNEEESFVLLEVWGERYLELGRRSLRAEDWAELAEKVSEMSGRERNEMECRNQLDVLKQKYKKERAKMEKVGGGFLSKWVFFKKMDVLLNLRMRGHVGLGCGVDSGEYVFMNPRVYLDKSNVLDEMRDSPGVSDEENEEEEEGLGLGKDEEDGESARLLADSIQRFGEIYEKIESSKRRQMMELEKMRRDFQRDLELQKKQIVERAQAEIAKIREGVEEEDDDEEEDDDEEEEDDDDVQNENIQV